A window of Hymenobacter aerilatus contains these coding sequences:
- a CDS encoding YncE family protein, with translation MTQRFLSFSARTALILASGLTLWSCDPDNDNDASPAGSDVFIVQEGNFNRSNAEVVGFNSDAGAITNSALFRSVNNRILGDVAQSMTVVGNTGYIVVNNSNKIEVVNLPNFNSKAEISKFRNAAGNEDILTLPRYFAANNNKGYVSQTVKYGSTGRVSVIDLATNTVTKTVSVGVQPEQVVAVGNKLFVSNNGGNTISVINTRVDSVEATITVADSPASMVVDKNNALWVLCSGKSTYGPAPDYTPIVTVPSSIVRIDPNTNAVTATLRFAAGQQAGGLRTNGAKDQLFFRRQSGVYRMNITDTALPTTPLFQRRGGFYSLDVDPRTGLIYGSPENFTGTARFFRYQTTGQVIDSFTIGTSANSFVFYNR, from the coding sequence ATGACACAACGTTTTCTTTCCTTCAGTGCACGCACAGCCCTTATTCTGGCTAGCGGCCTAACCCTTTGGAGCTGCGATCCAGACAACGACAACGACGCCTCGCCGGCTGGCAGCGACGTATTTATTGTGCAGGAAGGCAATTTTAATCGGTCTAATGCCGAGGTGGTCGGCTTCAACAGCGACGCGGGTGCTATTACTAACTCTGCTTTGTTTCGCTCGGTGAACAACCGCATCCTGGGTGATGTAGCCCAATCGATGACAGTAGTAGGCAACACGGGGTATATCGTGGTGAATAACAGTAATAAGATCGAGGTAGTGAACCTGCCTAATTTTAATAGCAAAGCCGAAATTTCGAAGTTTAGGAATGCTGCTGGCAATGAAGACATACTTACCCTACCCCGCTATTTTGCCGCGAACAACAATAAAGGCTATGTATCGCAAACGGTGAAATACGGTAGCACAGGTCGGGTGTCAGTCATTGATCTGGCGACGAATACTGTCACCAAAACCGTTTCAGTAGGTGTACAGCCCGAGCAAGTAGTGGCTGTGGGTAATAAGCTTTTCGTATCAAACAACGGCGGCAATACCATTAGCGTCATCAATACCCGAGTGGATTCAGTGGAAGCCACCATCACTGTAGCTGATAGCCCAGCCAGCATGGTAGTAGATAAGAACAACGCCCTTTGGGTGCTATGCTCTGGTAAAAGCACTTACGGCCCAGCGCCGGACTACACGCCCATCGTGACTGTACCCAGCAGCATCGTGCGCATCGATCCGAACACTAACGCCGTGACGGCTACCTTGCGCTTCGCAGCGGGCCAGCAGGCGGGCGGCCTTCGCACCAACGGCGCCAAAGACCAGCTATTTTTCCGCCGCCAGTCGGGCGTTTACCGCATGAACATCACTGATACAGCCCTGCCCACTACGCCCCTGTTTCAGCGCCGGGGTGGTTTCTATAGCCTCGATGTAGACCCACGTACGGGCCTCATCTATGGCTCACCGGAAAACTTTACAGGCACGGCCCGCTTCTTCCGCTATCAGACTACTGGCCAGGTTATCGACTCCTTTACTATCGGGACCAGCGCTAACAGCTTTGTGTTCTACAACCGCTAA
- a CDS encoding TonB-dependent receptor plug domain-containing protein, which produces MVEAARLSRYAVGSRRTTLDSVAVNQLPAGTLAEALSRLTPIYLKNYGPGQLSSITLRGTSARHTAVLWNGFNINLPTLGEADFALLPVNGATSITVQPGPASAVYGNGALGGTVLLSSPVQWGAGWRGQAQADAGNYGLRAGSVENSFSNEKLALRTAASYREAQNDFPYQERTIDGLVERRQTNAAYRQWSLTQDATLRLGQHGELMGAVWLTDADRRIQPAIGAANDNAQERDQSRRLLAGYRHVTSRHETGVRVAWFEDILNYRSNTVAQSNSRVRTSQAQADHSIQLRSNLSVRVGGEAQHFAARVDGYGQDLTENRFSGYALVRYDPAPTLRLTANIRQAFIPGRRPPLAPILGGEWQVWQQGTHTLVLKGSAARSYRVPTLNERYWRPGGNPNLLPETSLGYEGGAQHTFKPTPTLSLLTELTAYRQQVRNWVQWLPGDTVSYWSPRNLRRVRAQGLELSTELGWQPGRYALTARAAYAYTQSRKVGGYAFDPDPVGVQLPYVPLHTVAFTTRQSWRGWQLLTQSTFTSFRYTDASATTFLPSYFLLSGSLGYTFTTRNTWSLTALVQGFNLTNLTYNSYEARAMPPRNGVLSLRVSWR; this is translated from the coding sequence ATGGTAGAAGCCGCTCGTCTGAGCCGCTATGCTGTAGGCAGCCGCCGCACTACCCTCGATTCGGTGGCCGTGAATCAACTGCCGGCCGGCACGCTGGCCGAGGCCCTGAGTCGACTCACGCCTATCTATCTGAAGAACTATGGACCGGGGCAGCTGTCGTCTATTACGCTGCGCGGCACTTCGGCCCGCCACACGGCCGTGCTCTGGAACGGTTTCAACATCAACCTGCCTACCCTGGGTGAGGCCGACTTTGCCCTACTGCCTGTGAATGGTGCTACCAGCATCACAGTGCAGCCTGGCCCGGCCAGTGCGGTGTACGGCAATGGTGCACTAGGCGGCACGGTGCTGCTATCGTCGCCGGTGCAGTGGGGCGCGGGGTGGCGCGGGCAGGCGCAGGCCGATGCCGGCAACTATGGCCTCCGGGCGGGCAGCGTAGAGAACAGTTTCAGCAATGAGAAACTAGCCTTGCGCACGGCTGCTTCCTACCGCGAGGCGCAAAACGATTTTCCCTATCAGGAGCGCACCATTGATGGGCTGGTAGAACGCCGGCAGACCAACGCTGCCTACCGGCAATGGAGCCTCACCCAGGATGCCACCCTGCGCCTAGGCCAGCATGGCGAGCTAATGGGCGCTGTGTGGCTCACAGATGCCGACCGCCGCATTCAGCCTGCCATCGGCGCTGCCAACGACAACGCCCAGGAGCGCGACCAAAGCCGCCGCCTGCTGGCTGGCTACCGCCACGTGACCAGTCGCCACGAAACGGGCGTGCGCGTGGCCTGGTTTGAGGACATTCTGAACTACCGCAGCAACACGGTAGCCCAAAGCAACTCGCGGGTGCGCACCAGCCAGGCGCAGGCCGACCACAGCATCCAACTTCGTTCTAACCTGAGTGTACGGGTAGGCGGAGAAGCCCAACACTTTGCGGCCCGCGTGGATGGCTACGGTCAGGACCTCACAGAAAACCGTTTCTCCGGCTATGCCCTGGTGCGCTACGACCCTGCGCCTACCTTGCGTCTCACGGCTAACATCAGGCAGGCGTTCATTCCGGGCCGGCGGCCGCCACTGGCCCCTATCCTGGGCGGCGAGTGGCAGGTATGGCAACAAGGCACGCACACGCTGGTGCTGAAGGGTAGCGCCGCTCGTAGCTACCGCGTGCCTACCCTCAACGAGCGGTACTGGCGCCCCGGCGGCAACCCCAACCTACTGCCCGAAACCAGCTTAGGCTACGAGGGTGGTGCACAACATACCTTCAAGCCTACGCCTACCCTCTCGTTACTCACGGAGCTGACGGCCTACCGCCAGCAAGTGCGCAACTGGGTGCAGTGGCTTCCTGGCGATACGGTGAGCTATTGGTCGCCGCGCAACCTGCGCCGGGTGCGGGCGCAGGGGTTAGAGTTGAGCACGGAACTGGGCTGGCAGCCGGGGCGCTACGCCCTCACGGCGCGGGCGGCCTACGCCTACACCCAGTCGCGGAAGGTAGGCGGCTACGCATTCGACCCCGACCCGGTGGGCGTGCAGCTGCCCTATGTCCCGTTGCACACGGTGGCTTTCACCACGCGCCAGAGTTGGCGTGGTTGGCAACTGCTCACGCAGAGCACCTTCACCAGCTTCCGTTACACCGACGCCTCAGCTACCACCTTCCTACCCTCCTATTTCCTGCTGAGTGGGTCGTTGGGCTACACCTTCACCACCCGCAACACTTGGAGCCTAACCGCGCTGGTGCAGGGCTTTAACCTTACCAATCTCACCTATAACAGCTACGAAGCGCGCGCTATGCCCCCGCGCAACGGCGTGCTGAGCCTGCGCGTGAGTTGGCGCTAA
- a CDS encoding DNA-3-methyladenine glycosylase, producing MVQTIPAAFFQRPDPTQIARELLGKYVFSRIDDELTGGRIVETEAYSHEGDNSLTMHLKRRGQHGQALYELGGRAYLYTVYQRHTLFNIVTNAADVPNTVLIRAIEPTAGIDTMLRRRGLESIARNLTAGPGLLTQALGVTPALTGTDLQGNVLWLEDHGEDVPDAQVRASARVGLAYAGAEAASLPWRFRIKDSQWTSPAK from the coding sequence GTGGTTCAGACAATTCCCGCCGCCTTTTTCCAGCGCCCCGATCCCACCCAAATTGCCCGCGAGCTGCTAGGGAAATATGTCTTTTCCCGCATAGATGATGAATTGACGGGTGGCCGCATTGTCGAAACCGAAGCATATTCCCATGAAGGGGACAACTCCCTGACGATGCACCTGAAGCGGCGCGGCCAACACGGACAGGCGCTGTATGAACTGGGAGGCCGCGCCTACCTCTACACCGTGTACCAGCGGCACACCCTGTTCAACATCGTTACCAACGCCGCCGATGTGCCCAATACCGTCCTGATTCGTGCCATCGAGCCCACCGCAGGCATCGATACGATGCTACGACGACGCGGTTTAGAGTCCATAGCTCGCAACCTAACGGCCGGCCCCGGCTTGCTCACACAAGCGCTGGGCGTTACGCCCGCTCTCACTGGCACCGATTTGCAGGGGAATGTGCTTTGGCTGGAAGACCATGGTGAAGATGTCCCCGACGCACAGGTGCGCGCCAGCGCTAGGGTAGGGCTGGCCTACGCCGGCGCGGAAGCAGCCAGCCTACCCTGGCGCTTCCGTATCAAGGATAGCCAGTGGACCAGCCCGGCAAAGTAG
- a CDS encoding class I SAM-dependent methyltransferase: MEYPLPAAARQYVADHLHHDPAQLALQARRFPGLPVPELVRQIQARQKARTKLPAWAENPELIFPPALSVEQASSDRTAAFKAELVSGQRLADLTGGFGVDTCYFASRVAEVHYVERNPQLVQVVQYNLNQLGIQNVHYHATDALAFLKSTPETFDWLYLDPARRDTASRKIFRLQDCEPDVLRILPLLLHKAPRILLKTSPMLDIELAIQELKHVRRLWVLAVDNECKEVLYELGGEPAVDPERYAVNLTRTGEQQEFRLNRAREARAVSRYAEPQAEQYLYEPNAAILKAGAFRSIGNAFELLKLHQHSHLYTSDALRADFPGRIFRIQAVERYDADALLPYLGSEGRAHVTTRNFPDTVAVFRQRTGIREGGHLYLFATTDLRGRLMVLVCEKVKRWSGELVAAVQSA; this comes from the coding sequence ATGGAATATCCGTTGCCCGCGGCGGCTCGGCAGTACGTAGCCGACCACCTGCACCACGACCCGGCCCAGCTGGCGTTGCAGGCCCGCCGCTTTCCGGGGCTCCCCGTCCCCGAGCTGGTCCGCCAGATTCAGGCCCGCCAAAAGGCTCGCACCAAGCTGCCTGCCTGGGCCGAAAACCCCGAATTGATTTTTCCGCCTGCTCTCTCCGTAGAGCAGGCGTCGTCGGATCGTACGGCTGCGTTTAAAGCCGAGCTGGTAAGCGGCCAGCGCTTGGCCGACCTAACAGGTGGCTTTGGCGTAGATACCTGCTACTTCGCCAGCCGCGTGGCGGAGGTGCACTATGTGGAGCGCAATCCGCAGCTGGTTCAGGTAGTACAGTACAACCTAAACCAGCTGGGCATACAGAATGTGCACTACCACGCCACGGATGCTCTGGCCTTTCTGAAAAGCACACCCGAAACGTTCGACTGGCTCTACCTCGACCCAGCCCGCCGCGACACAGCTTCGCGCAAGATTTTTCGGTTGCAGGATTGCGAGCCGGATGTGCTGCGCATCCTACCCTTACTATTGCATAAGGCTCCGCGCATTCTGCTCAAGACCTCGCCTATGCTTGATATTGAGTTGGCTATTCAGGAGTTGAAGCACGTGCGTCGCTTGTGGGTACTGGCTGTGGACAATGAGTGCAAGGAGGTGCTATATGAGCTGGGAGGAGAACCCGCCGTGGACCCCGAGCGCTACGCCGTGAACCTGACCCGCACTGGCGAGCAGCAGGAGTTTCGCCTGAACCGGGCCCGCGAGGCCCGCGCTGTGTCGCGCTATGCCGAGCCCCAAGCCGAGCAGTACCTGTACGAACCCAATGCGGCTATTCTGAAAGCGGGTGCCTTTCGTAGCATTGGCAATGCCTTCGAGCTATTGAAGCTGCACCAACACAGCCACCTTTACACTTCCGACGCGCTACGTGCCGATTTTCCTGGCCGTATCTTCCGCATACAAGCTGTGGAGCGCTACGATGCCGATGCCCTCCTACCCTATCTTGGTTCCGAGGGGCGCGCCCATGTGACAACACGCAACTTCCCCGACACAGTAGCTGTGTTCCGGCAACGCACCGGTATCCGGGAGGGTGGGCACCTCTACCTGTTCGCCACTACCGATTTGCGTGGCCGCCTGATGGTGCTGGTGTGTGAAAAAGTGAAGCGCTGGAGTGGGGAGCTAGTAGCAGCAGTCCAATCGGCATAG
- a CDS encoding DUF4397 domain-containing protein — translation MKPFVKTLRRSLLWAVLPAALTLSFTSCSDDNNDSNNPAEARVMAYHAAPYANAEVDLLVDGAKVEDIEYGDESDYLNVAAGTRAVEVRLKSSQVAVANTSLNAESGKRYSLFAYSASTTQTSLLTIPDDYTTPASGNALVRFVNLGYNAPALTLTRQGSGATPISTGVAKLANGGFVSVPAGAITFEVRETTTAQSTVLSQTANLESGKVYNVLVYGVYGGTTGATGLKLDVEDLD, via the coding sequence ATGAAGCCATTCGTAAAAACGCTGCGTCGGAGTCTCTTGTGGGCTGTTTTACCAGCTGCCCTAACCCTTTCTTTTACAAGTTGCAGCGACGATAACAATGATAGCAACAATCCCGCCGAAGCACGTGTGATGGCCTATCATGCAGCCCCTTATGCCAACGCCGAAGTAGATCTGTTAGTAGATGGCGCCAAGGTGGAGGACATAGAATACGGTGACGAGAGCGACTACCTCAACGTAGCGGCCGGAACCCGTGCGGTGGAAGTGCGCCTCAAGTCCAGCCAGGTAGCTGTAGCCAACACTTCGCTCAACGCGGAAAGTGGTAAGCGTTACTCGCTGTTTGCGTATAGCGCCTCTACTACCCAAACCAGCCTGCTAACCATCCCGGATGACTATACGACTCCTGCCAGTGGCAATGCACTGGTACGCTTCGTAAACCTGGGTTACAACGCTCCTGCCCTCACCCTCACTCGGCAGGGAAGTGGCGCTACGCCTATCTCTACCGGGGTAGCCAAGTTGGCTAACGGTGGCTTTGTTTCAGTACCAGCCGGTGCTATTACGTTTGAAGTGCGCGAAACAACAACTGCGCAATCCACCGTGCTTAGCCAAACGGCTAATCTGGAATCAGGTAAAGTATATAACGTATTAGTATATGGCGTATACGGTGGCACTACTGGTGCTACGGGCCTCAAGTTAGACGTTGAAGACCTAGACTAG
- the ahcY gene encoding adenosylhomocysteinase: MLDTNPTTTYVPYKVKDISLAEWGRKEIRLAEAEMPGLMALREEYGPSQPLKGARIAGCLHMTIQTAVLIETLIALGADVTWSSCNIFSTQDHAAAAIAAAGIPVYAWKGMNEEEFNWCIEQTLYFGEDRQPLNMILDDGGDLTNMVLNQYPELAAGVKGISEETTTGVLRLLDRVKAGTLPIPAFNINDSVTKSKFDNKYGCKESAVDAIRRATDVMMAGKVAVVAGYGDVGKGTAASLRGAGARVIVTEIDPICALQAAMDGYAVKKMVDAAPQADIIVTATGNCDIITEEIFRSLKDKAIVCNIGHFDDEIDMAWLNKNYGNTKDTVKPQVDLYTIDGKEVIILAEGRLVNLGCATGHPSFVMSNSFTNQTLAQIELWTNADAYENKVYTLPKHLDEKVARLHLAKIGVELDELRPKQAQYIGVEVEGPFKSDLYRY; the protein is encoded by the coding sequence ATGCTCGACACGAACCCAACGACGACTTACGTCCCTTATAAAGTAAAAGACATTTCCCTGGCCGAGTGGGGCCGGAAGGAAATTCGGTTGGCCGAAGCTGAAATGCCGGGGCTAATGGCATTGCGCGAAGAGTATGGCCCTTCGCAGCCGCTGAAAGGCGCCCGCATTGCCGGCTGCTTGCACATGACTATCCAAACGGCTGTACTCATCGAGACCCTGATTGCGCTGGGTGCTGATGTTACGTGGTCGTCGTGCAATATCTTTTCTACCCAAGACCACGCCGCGGCAGCCATTGCCGCTGCCGGTATCCCGGTGTATGCTTGGAAAGGCATGAATGAGGAGGAGTTCAACTGGTGCATCGAGCAGACGCTGTACTTCGGTGAGGACCGTCAGCCCCTGAACATGATTCTGGACGACGGCGGCGACCTAACCAACATGGTGCTGAACCAGTACCCTGAGCTAGCAGCCGGTGTCAAAGGCATTTCGGAAGAAACTACCACGGGTGTGCTGCGCCTGTTGGACCGTGTGAAAGCTGGTACTCTACCCATCCCCGCCTTCAACATCAATGACTCGGTTACCAAATCGAAATTTGATAATAAGTACGGCTGCAAAGAGTCGGCTGTAGATGCTATCCGCCGGGCTACCGATGTGATGATGGCTGGCAAGGTAGCGGTAGTAGCTGGCTACGGCGACGTAGGAAAAGGCACTGCTGCTTCACTGCGCGGCGCTGGCGCCCGCGTAATTGTCACGGAAATCGACCCCATCTGCGCCCTGCAAGCCGCCATGGATGGCTACGCTGTGAAGAAGATGGTGGATGCCGCGCCCCAAGCCGACATCATTGTGACGGCTACCGGCAACTGCGACATTATCACAGAGGAAATCTTCCGCTCGCTCAAGGATAAGGCTATCGTCTGCAACATCGGCCACTTCGACGATGAGATTGACATGGCATGGCTGAACAAGAACTACGGCAACACCAAAGACACCGTGAAGCCACAAGTAGACCTCTACACTATCGACGGCAAAGAGGTAATCATTCTGGCTGAAGGCCGCTTGGTGAACCTGGGCTGCGCTACGGGCCACCCCTCGTTCGTAATGTCAAACTCCTTCACCAACCAAACGCTGGCCCAGATTGAGCTGTGGACCAACGCCGATGCCTACGAAAACAAAGTATATACCCTACCCAAGCACCTCGACGAGAAAGTAGCCCGCCTGCACCTCGCCAAGATTGGGGTAGAGTTGGATGAGCTGCGTCCTAAGCAGGCCCAGTACATCGGGGTAGAGGTAGAAGGCCCGTTCAAGTCGGATCTGTACCGTTACTAA
- a CDS encoding LLM class flavin-dependent oxidoreductase, translated as MELGISSFGEVAPAHVAGQDYAAQQRMQELLALGRQADEVGLDVLAVGEHHRPDYVVSAPEVVLAAVAATTQRIRLASAVTVLSSADPVRTFQNFATVDLISNGRAEIIAGRGSFIESFPLFGYDLKHYDALYAEKLELLLKINEQEIVSWQGKHRPSFTQKGVYPRPVQPRLPIWIGVGGTPASAQRAGTLGLGLTIAILGGAPAQYVAFADLYRRAAQEAGHDPDTLPLCLNCHFHVAKNSQQAADEFFPAYATVMNRIGRERGWSPMSRAQFDYLRGPQGPLLVGSPQEIIDKLLYISQLFGNTRFLGQLMLEGMAHEQVMRSTELFGKEVAPVVRERLGVPV; from the coding sequence ATGGAACTAGGCATCAGCTCTTTTGGCGAGGTGGCCCCCGCTCACGTAGCCGGCCAGGACTACGCCGCCCAACAACGCATGCAGGAACTGCTAGCCTTGGGCCGGCAGGCCGACGAGGTAGGGCTGGATGTGCTGGCCGTAGGCGAGCATCACCGCCCCGATTATGTGGTATCAGCGCCGGAAGTGGTGCTGGCGGCTGTGGCGGCCACTACCCAGCGTATCCGGCTGGCTAGTGCCGTCACAGTGCTTAGCTCGGCCGATCCGGTACGCACCTTCCAAAACTTTGCTACCGTCGACCTTATCTCAAATGGTCGGGCCGAGATTATTGCGGGACGCGGCTCCTTCATTGAGTCGTTTCCGCTTTTCGGGTATGATCTGAAGCACTACGATGCGCTGTATGCCGAGAAGCTGGAGCTTCTACTGAAAATCAATGAGCAGGAAATTGTAAGCTGGCAGGGCAAGCACCGACCTAGCTTTACGCAGAAGGGTGTGTACCCGCGCCCGGTGCAACCGCGCCTACCTATCTGGATTGGGGTAGGCGGTACGCCAGCCTCGGCCCAACGAGCCGGCACGCTAGGCTTGGGCCTTACCATTGCTATTTTAGGGGGCGCCCCGGCCCAGTATGTGGCCTTTGCCGACCTCTACCGTCGTGCGGCCCAAGAGGCCGGCCACGACCCGGATACCCTGCCTCTCTGCCTTAATTGCCACTTTCACGTAGCCAAAAATTCTCAACAGGCTGCTGATGAGTTTTTCCCGGCCTACGCTACCGTAATGAATCGCATTGGCCGCGAACGAGGTTGGTCGCCCATGTCGCGGGCGCAGTTCGACTATTTGCGCGGGCCGCAGGGGCCATTACTAGTAGGCAGTCCACAGGAGATTATCGACAAGCTACTCTACATCAGTCAGCTTTTCGGCAACACGCGGTTCCTCGGCCAGTTAATGCTTGAAGGCATGGCGCACGAGCAGGTAATGCGTTCTACGGAGCTATTCGGCAAGGAAGTAGCGCCCGTAGTACGTGAGCGTCTAGGGGTGCCTGTATAA
- a CDS encoding SDR family oxidoreductase, whose translation MTSLQDKTILVTGATSGIGQITAQELAKQGAYVVLLARNPDKAEQARRDVVAAAGHDRVGILLADLSDLDQVRKAAAQFKATYPRLDVLVNNAGVLPKKERETSAQGYEMGVAVNHLGPFLLTSLLLPMLQESPVARIVNVASEAYHFAKPDLNDFQSEQHFNALRVYSNTKLYNIMFTQELARRLRSHGSRNVTTNALHPGAVASSFGGDSTGLMAVAMLVARPFMISSEQGAQTSVFLASDPSVADISGGYYEKKQTKAVKHAFNTVEHAHQLWKISEELTDTCFLD comes from the coding sequence ATGACCAGCTTACAAGATAAAACCATTCTCGTAACGGGGGCTACCTCCGGTATTGGACAGATTACGGCGCAGGAACTCGCCAAACAGGGTGCCTATGTAGTGCTCCTAGCCCGCAACCCCGACAAAGCCGAGCAAGCGCGGCGCGACGTAGTAGCCGCCGCGGGCCACGACCGGGTAGGCATTCTGCTGGCTGATCTGTCTGACCTAGATCAGGTGCGCAAAGCTGCCGCGCAGTTCAAAGCCACCTACCCTCGCCTCGATGTGCTGGTAAACAACGCGGGAGTATTGCCAAAAAAAGAGCGAGAAACCTCTGCGCAGGGGTACGAGATGGGGGTAGCAGTAAACCACCTAGGTCCTTTTTTGCTGACCAGTTTGCTACTCCCCATGTTGCAGGAAAGTCCTGTTGCGCGTATCGTAAACGTAGCGTCGGAGGCCTACCATTTTGCTAAGCCAGATCTAAACGACTTTCAATCAGAGCAGCATTTTAATGCGCTGCGGGTTTACAGCAACACGAAGCTGTACAATATCATGTTCACGCAGGAGTTGGCGCGGCGGCTACGCAGCCATGGCAGCCGTAATGTGACGACCAATGCGCTGCACCCCGGCGCGGTGGCCAGCAGCTTCGGCGGCGACAGTACTGGTCTCATGGCCGTGGCTATGCTGGTGGCCCGTCCGTTTATGATTTCGTCGGAGCAAGGCGCCCAGACCAGCGTCTTTCTAGCTTCCGATCCGTCGGTGGCCGACATCAGCGGTGGCTACTATGAAAAGAAGCAAACCAAAGCCGTGAAGCATGCCTTCAATACTGTAGAACATGCTCATCAGCTGTGGAAAATCAGCGAGGAGCTGACGGATACATGTTTTCTCGACTAA
- a CDS encoding glycosyltransferase family 2 protein has translation MSILLSVVIITFNEEAIIARCLAAVQGVADEVVVVDSYSTDRTVAICEAHGARVIQHAFAGYVAQKNYATAQAQYNHVLQLDADEVLTDELRQSIQQVKANWSAAAGFMLKRLTNYCGTWVRHGGWYPDRKLRLYDRRLGSWTGLLLHEQYNVAPNQAIGELTGDLLHYSYTSVEQHVAQLNRFTSIAAEELALRGKTRVTPFHLVLKPIWKFVHGYFLQLGLLDGFAGLSIATISAWGVFLKFAKLRTRASIHENLPH, from the coding sequence ATGTCCATTCTGCTCTCGGTTGTCATCATCACCTTCAACGAAGAGGCCATCATTGCCCGCTGCTTAGCAGCAGTGCAGGGTGTAGCCGATGAGGTAGTGGTGGTCGACTCCTACTCTACTGATCGCACCGTGGCTATTTGCGAGGCGCACGGAGCACGGGTGATACAGCACGCATTTGCTGGCTACGTGGCACAGAAGAACTACGCTACCGCCCAGGCCCAGTACAACCACGTCTTGCAACTGGACGCTGATGAGGTACTAACCGACGAGCTGCGCCAAAGTATCCAGCAAGTCAAAGCCAACTGGTCGGCAGCAGCGGGCTTCATGCTCAAGCGCCTCACCAATTATTGCGGCACCTGGGTGCGTCATGGTGGCTGGTACCCCGACCGCAAGCTACGCCTCTACGACCGGCGTCTGGGTAGTTGGACGGGCTTGCTACTACACGAGCAGTATAATGTAGCGCCTAACCAAGCCATAGGAGAGCTAACGGGAGACTTACTACACTACTCCTATACCTCAGTGGAGCAGCATGTGGCGCAGCTAAACCGCTTCACGAGTATTGCGGCCGAAGAGCTGGCCTTGCGCGGCAAAACCCGCGTTACGCCATTTCATCTAGTGCTGAAGCCCATCTGGAAATTTGTACACGGTTACTTTTTACAATTGGGACTGTTGGATGGATTTGCTGGGTTGAGCATTGCCACTATTTCGGCGTGGGGCGTATTTCTGAAATTTGCCAAGCTGCGTACGCGCGCTTCTATCCATGAAAACCTTCCTCATTAG
- a CDS encoding glycosyltransferase family 9 protein, with translation MKTFLISRTDAIGDVVLTLPVAGWLKQAFPECRVILLGRTYTQAVADACPWVDAFLNFDELLALPMSGQIQQLRQVQADVVLHVFPNKVIAQLARLASIPVRIGTRNRWFHWLTCTKLVALSRRNSTLHEAQLNLHLLLPLGYLPDSPLSRVGEWVRLRPQVALPEALQESLQARRPNQLNIILHPRSRGSAREWGLPHFGELARLLHAAGHRVWVTGTAAEGAELTEWLQQHRRYLAADLTGQLSLPQFIAFIAAADGLVAGSTGPLHLAAALGRHALGLYPPIRPMHPGRWAPLGARAEYLVLDRPNCADCRHQPAACTCIKALLPLQVMGRVVEWQPHPTTTSTL, from the coding sequence ATGAAAACCTTCCTCATTAGCCGCACCGATGCCATTGGCGATGTGGTGCTCACGCTGCCCGTAGCAGGCTGGCTAAAGCAGGCTTTTCCAGAGTGCCGGGTAATACTACTAGGCCGCACTTACACGCAAGCCGTAGCCGACGCCTGCCCTTGGGTGGATGCGTTCCTCAACTTCGACGAGCTATTGGCCCTTCCAATGTCCGGGCAAATCCAGCAACTCCGGCAGGTGCAGGCTGATGTGGTACTACACGTCTTTCCAAATAAGGTAATAGCCCAACTGGCCCGACTGGCCAGCATCCCAGTGCGGATAGGTACCCGCAATCGGTGGTTTCATTGGTTGACGTGTACGAAGCTGGTAGCGCTGAGCCGCCGCAACTCAACGCTGCACGAGGCGCAGCTGAATTTGCATCTGCTGCTCCCCCTGGGCTACCTTCCCGATTCGCCTTTGAGTAGGGTAGGGGAGTGGGTGCGCTTGCGGCCGCAGGTAGCGCTGCCTGAGGCCCTTCAAGAATCGTTACAGGCACGTCGGCCGAACCAGCTGAATATTATCCTGCACCCGCGTAGCCGTGGTAGCGCCCGCGAGTGGGGGCTACCGCATTTCGGTGAATTAGCCCGGCTACTACACGCGGCAGGACATCGGGTATGGGTAACCGGTACGGCCGCCGAAGGGGCTGAGCTGACCGAGTGGTTGCAACAGCATCGGCGTTACCTGGCGGCCGACTTGACGGGTCAGCTCAGCTTGCCGCAGTTCATTGCTTTCATCGCTGCCGCCGATGGGCTGGTGGCGGGTAGCACGGGGCCTCTGCATCTTGCTGCGGCATTGGGTCGTCATGCGTTAGGACTCTACCCTCCCATCCGGCCTATGCACCCCGGCCGCTGGGCCCCCCTGGGGGCACGCGCCGAGTATCTAGTACTAGACCGTCCCAATTGTGCCGACTGTCGTCACCAGCCTGCCGCTTGTACCTGCATCAAAGCACTATTGCCACTACAAGTAATGGGTAGGGTAGTAGAGTGGCAGCCTCACCCAACGACTACATCAACTTTGTAA